ctgtagaacCTGATGGCTAAGTGgagagcgctcgggattcgtagtcctaagggtccgggttcgatccccggtggaagtgGAAACAAGTGAGCAGTATTTCTTTAATAATATCACGGTTAATTAGTACTGTACGCGTCTGGGATGACCCAGGACTCTGGTTCGATCTCACCGTCCTGCTCCAAAAATTTCTCATGTAATTTTATTtttcgttatatgacaaagagtgctgggaagacgggacaccacgagcgtagctctcatcctgtaactacacttaggtaattacacttaggtaattacacacacacacacacacacacacacataacatatatatatatatatatatatatatatatatatatatatatatatatatatatatatatatataagcaggataatggtgatgctgaggctgatatatatatatatatatatatatatatatatatatatatatatatatatatatatatatatatatatatatatatatatatatatatatatatatatatatatatatcactaagaactctttgacccggccaggattcgaacccatgccgtccaggatcacccctaaacgtacacagtaccgtgaccaccgcaccaatgatcgtctttgtagacgatcattggtgcggtggtcacggtactgtgtacgtttaggggtgatcctggacggcatgggttcgaatcctggccgggtcaaagagttcttagtgatatatggcttgcgcgttcatgcagctttctcacatatatatatatatatatatatatatatatatatatatatatatatatatatatatatatatatatatatatatatatatatatatatacataaatatatatatatatatatatatgtacatatacatatacatatatatatacatatactattatacttataaataatattttataaGTTTCTTTAAGTTCATTAATATTTTTTACTGTCCGTAGATGCTGAAGAATCTGGTTCTGATGCCCAATATATATGCAACAAGAGAATTTCAAAATGAACGAGAAAAAACTGCTCGGGAAAATATACAACGGGAAGTTGAAAATCTTCAGGCCTAAATTTATACAAAAATTGGCAAAAAAATATATTACAGTAGTAATTACATGTGTTAAGATTGTTACAGTGCAACCCTAATTATCCAGACTAATTGCTACCCTCAGATGTCTGGATAACTGGAAATCTGGATAATTGGAGAAAAAGGCTGAGGGAAGGCATTTACTCACTGTATGAGACGAGACTTGTAATGTTTCTAAACATGCAAACACGTTACGTGTACATAATTGTAATGATGAAATTTCTACTGTGCACTTACATTGGTCGTGccaagatacctggttgatggggttctgggagttttctactcctcaagcccggcccgaggccaggctcgacttgtgagcgtttggtccaccaggctgttgcttggagcaacaTAGGACGTCTTATGTTGTTGTGTTGTATTCCTCAGTGACCATATTGGGGTATAAGACAAGGCAGCCCAAAATTGTTTATACTCTCCTGTGCATTGGTAACACCTTGATCAACTCCATGAACATTGAACCAGAGAAGTTGTTGGTGCATGGGCTGAATCAGAGAAGTAGTTGGTTCATGGGTTGTACCTGATAAGTAGTTGGTTCATGGGTTGTACCTGATAAGTAGTTGGTTCATGGGTTGAACCTGATAAGTAGTTGGTTCATGGGTTGTACCTGATAAGTAGTTGGTTCATGGGTTGTACCTGATAAGTAATTGGTTCATGGGTTGAACCTGATAAGTAGTTGGTTCATGGGTTGTACCTGATAAATAGTTGGTTCATGGGTTGAACCTGATAAGTTGTTGGTTCATGGGTTGAACCTGATAAGTAGTTGGTTCATGGGTTGAACCTGATAAGTTGTTGGTTCATGGGTTGAACCTGATAAGTAATTGGTTCATGGGTTGAACCTGATAAGTTGTTGGTTCATGGGTTGTACCTGATAAGTAGTTGGTTCATGGGTTGTACCTGATAAGTTGTTGGTTCATGGGTTGAACCTGATAAGTAATTGGTTCATGGGTTGTACCTGATAAGTAGTTGGTTCATGGGTTGTACCTGAGAAGTATCTTGTTCATGGGTTGAACCAGAGACATCATGTTAAGAGGAAAAGCCATATACAGTACGTGATTTGTCCATCTGATAATTTTAAATTGTCGTTATCAAAGATATAGCTTTGTGGGTACCGTCAACATTGCCACACACTGAGGCTGTGATTCTTTCCTCACACAATAACTGTGTACTTTCCCCTTTACATTACTTGGAAAAGTCTTACTGGGTAAATATCTTCAAAGCATTTTCACTAGCATATCGACCTGAAAATAATTCGGCATCTTTGTATTCTGAAGTTTGTAATTTCTTCTTAAATGAATCAATGCTCAACATTGGCATTTGAAGTTTCCAAAGAAAACCCATGCCTTTGCTTAAACCCCGTGAGGCAACCTTGAgctaccaggaagcctggtctaggactgggctgcggggacgtcgagtcccgaaatcatcgcaaggtaaccgcaaggtattcTAAGCTACCTTAACTTGACAGCAAGCTTCTTGGCTGTAAGCAAAATTTAATCTCCAATGGCAGTCCCTAGAACCTGATTCTGCGTAAATCTGCTGCAACTATAGGAACATTTTCCCCTATAGCTGTCTTACGGGATTAAGACAGTGTATGGACCCAGTCTTAAGGGTTTATCCCGCTTTAAAACAGATATACCAAAACTGTTGCTAGTACATGTGAATTTTAGTAACTTGTTcttatgcttgtgtgtgtgtgttaaaagcaGCGCTGGTCCCACTTCCATACTCCTGTGACAAGTTTGTGCTCAACTTTCCCTGATGTATTACTTTTAGCTTATCCTGACACTTGAGGACCTTGCTCTCTTACCTCCTTCAGCATGACATTCACTAGTAACAGACATGAAAGTTATGAAGTCATTTTAGATTATTTGAGGAATAATATTTAATTATAATAGGAAGAAATACCTCTGTGCTATTCTTTGAATTATTCTACTGTATGGTTCCCACTGTTGCCCCCATACTGTACTAGTATTCATCTCGACCCAGAGTTTCCGCTACCACCTAACCTGGATTGTAGAGATCCCAGCCACCACTTGGCAGCCAATGGGAACAGAAGCTTCCAACTCTTGCCCAGAATCTGCTGCCACCTCGCTTGGCCCATGGTGGCTTGGCTTCTTGGCATTTATTCATGCTGTGTGGGGCCATGGATTTGTCCCCAATAACTGGAGGTCAATAAACCTATCCCTAATAAATGGGAATGTAGAATTGGATATTTCTATATCCTGATAACCCAAAAATCTGGAAATGGTGATTTGGATAATAAGGGTTCCATTGTAATTTATATGGAGAGATTTACAGATGTTAACTTAAAATGCTTAATGATTGAGTCATGTATTTTTAGTGTAATTAAATAGTACATTTTGATGTTGTATTTTAAGACAGTTACAGTATGTGTAGGAACAATCATGACATTCATATAATTCTTAGATTTCCAAAAAACATTTAAATAAATGAAATGGCCCTATACCCAAAAATATAAAGGAATAATATTGTATCGGTAGTTGTTCATGTTCTTCCATCTGAATGCATCTCGTGCATGATACTTCTCCATTAACAAGAGTCAGCTCTTAAGGTAAATGTAAAATTAGTTCAATTTCTACATTTTAAATATATGTGTTGTCTGTTATATGTTTTTGATTCTTATATTATGTCATGTAATAATTTTGTTTTCTATCAACTGAGTTGTATTACAGCtcaggcacatatatatataagtagtttTGTAGACTTGCCATTTTTGTATTCTGGATAAAACAGCTTGTTTTTCTCTGTATTATGAGAAAGgtgacaatttattgaaaatgccTTCTAGAAGCCAGCATGCTCTACTCTCTAAATTATGAGATATATATATTGATAGCTACACTACAACACTGTGCACAGCATCTTATTAAGAAATAACAATATTAGACACCCAACCCTTGTAGGCATCCGGCAGTCACGGAAGACTATGGAGTTACGCTCGGGTTGCTGAGGCTGTAGTTtcctctccagggtgcaaagcaagggtaggttgatatggagaagttgttacccatgcagcaggttcccccccACCCCTTTCCACGATGCTGAAAttgtccaatggaaaggcaaacccaCACATCAAAAAATAAAGGAAGTGGTGACGTTTTGGGCTGTCCTTGACCATTTATCAAGATGtgcgggtcgggtgtgtgtgtacttttcAATCATATTATTGTGACATATTGTCTGCAGAGGTAACATTATTGTACCATCCCAGAGACTGTGCCCTGAAAACAACTggttttttttgtgtttttttttaactgtttttaagTTTCTCATTATGAATACGTCTTAAAATTACTTTCAGATTAATTTGGTCATTCAAAATAAAAAAGCAAATCTTATATGTGACTTGCTTTTCATGGGTTGAATGCAAAAGAATAGTACACTTCAATGGATTTTAAGTTATATAATGTTGAAGTAATATGCAACAGCTTGCTTGTTAAGTCATTTAAATGTATTCTTACAATACCAGATGTAAACATGTGCCTAATGATCTAAAGAAAATTTTCCGTGCTTAGAGTTGTGATGTACAGCATATTTGAACGTCATAATTACTTTTGCAGACACTCTTGAAAATAAAGCGAGTTTCATCAATTTTGTACAGGCAGATTTGTATGAGGAATGTCTTCCTAGAAAACTTTATTTGAATTTGTGTAGAGGTTAtatgtgaaaaaaaaaactatgcCTTCCAGAGACCTCAAAAGGAAGAGGTTTGTGCACTACTGTTAATAAAACACTTGTGCCTATTATTAAATATTCCCACTACATCCCTACCACAAATACAGTATACAATGAGATGCAGAATGTATAATGAAGCTATCCAAAAATGTTATACACTCTTGTGTAGGCCACAGCTTGCCCACTGCAGTCCAACATTTGCTTGCTGTAAAATTTGAATACTGTATTTCAAATTTGTATAATTTTCAAAATGTGGGTAAAGTCATCCAAAGTTAATTTCTTTTAGGCTGGAAAAAGTTAAGTACGATCCTTTAATCAATTCCATACAGATCCCAAGTATGGAAACCAATAAGGTTATTCAGCGTCGTGGTTTTTCTCTTGAATGTAATTTGCCAATTCTTATACAAGTTGATTCTCTAATATATGTGAGTGCAAGGGGAagagtgaaggaatggtgcctagtgTCCCTGCCCAATAAAGATTTGAACTCTTAAGTCTTCTTGCTTGTGAGGCAAGTGTTCCAACCTCTGCACCACAGGGTGCCTACacacccttccctaccctccccccccccagtctaGACAAAAATAACTTTTCAAGCCTACACTTGCCAATCTAGAAGTAAAAATTATGTATTGGAAACACTTCAATTTAAAATATGCATTCTGGAGTAAATACAAAACTGTCTTCAATCAATCTACAGTAGTTTTATTACCTATTAAAAAGAAAATGTTTGCAAAAACTTATTGGAATTTTAAACACCAGCTTAAAATGTGGCGGGTTCTATTATAGGTGCTGTATTACTACTAATGCAGTTTCTTTTTTATCAAGATCATAAGgttgtggaggccaaaaccatcaggagTTTCAAAGCATCAAATGACAAGTGTACTTGGAGGATGGGACGCTGCAAACAcaattctcatcctgtaactacacttggataATTACAGTGAGGGTCAAATTacaggtacagtactgtaatatgtTTACCTAATGAATACTGATAAGCTACTGAAATTGTGTTCCACTCAAAATGTTCTTACCTTAGAAAAAATTACATTTTTACCATCttttatttacattttaaatacagtataaaatatttttattagaTGCGATTGTTTTTTCAGATAAATTTGTTCTTAAGTCATTTGCCTTAATCATAAACATGCCTAGTTTTATATGATTAAAGTACAATCATTATAATTTTATGTAGTTTTAAAGTATGACACACTAATTTCATATAGGATTCAAGGAAGCAATTATTTTGCATTTGTACatgtataaatttaataaacaatACAGTATATTTAAAATAGTTTTTCCATTAGGTTTTAAACATATTAAACAATATTATGTTGGTTTGTATTGATGAACTAATACAGGATACTAATTTTCAACAGGACTGTCTACTGTACAAGCAAAAACTATGTACGTGCAGTACAGCATCGATATAAATCATTACTTATGAGAAAACCTTATGAAATCTACTTCAATATCAATTGATTTCTTTTTGTGAAATTTGTATGTATTGGAAAGATTATACCTGAGTTGGGCTATTACCTGCATCTTGACACCCCAATCAGCCGCTTTCTTGGTTACGTGCGCTCGCGTTGCGGACTTGTGCAAGCTGTATACTGCACTTTTAGAAAGGCTAAGAGCAACTCGGAGAAATTCCATATCAGTTCCCTGGTTGCGTTTGGTGCCAAATGGTGGGTTGAGAACGACAGTATCAAACATCTTTAAAAATCGTGAGTCTGGAGTTGCTAAATCTTTGATGTCCATTTGCACTATCTCAGCAGACTTAATCTCCATTTCTTCCAAATTTCTTTGACATATCTTGAGAGCATCATTATCGACATCAAAACTGAAAAAGAGAGAGTAATAAAGGATTTAAATATTCAGTATATGAGATGGAACTACTGTAgactgcaaaggaacaattcagagtacattttaaatttatattaacCACTTGCAAAATTCACAGCAGGACAATATGAATGAACTTTTAAAATTGATAAAACATTGGTGGATGCAGCTAAATGTTGACagcgaagtaattatcaaaaggcaacACCAAGTCAGAAGGAAGATGTTGACAACTGTAAGGTTCTAAGCCTAGTTAATTTGCCACATATCGGCTGAACAACATCAAAACTTGCACATCTGAATGAAAAATTCTAGGAATCATGATTAGTTGGAATCTCGGTGTCAATAAATCAATgtatttataatgaaaataaggcAGAGTGTCTTGTTTCACAGTCTGTGAAACAGGACACGAAGGCAGAACAGCAAGCACTCTGGAACCCCCCTACCTAGCCCAGGAGTCTGAAAAAAGTCAGGACTGAAAAAAGTGGAATCCTCGAGGGgtacaattcttttaccatgtcgtggcgtagtcgtTTAGAGCATCTGGGAATACCCAACacataggtttgaatcctcatcacaacTCCTGTGGATTTACTCATTAAATGCAATTGTACAATAAAAGACATTAGGTTTAGGTTAATAGGAATAATCTAAATACTTTACTTAACAAATACTAACCCaaaaactgctgatgcttccaacAGGGCACAGCCAATCATCAACACTCCGCAACCACATCCCAAATCTGCAACAACTTTTCCCTCTAAATCTCCAAATGAAGATTCTATTGTATGAATCATACGAGCAGCAATGTGAACGGGGGTTTCATATTGTTCCAGTTGTATTTTGGGAATTTCAAACCCATTAACATCTTGGAGCCATGCCTCTAATTCCTTCAATTTCATCATTTTCCAAATATAAAATTATTTACTGGTATTAATTAATTCGTTAAGATCAAATTAAACTTTTTCACTTAGGTTCTAATCGAGGCAAAACTGGTAATATAAAATTACCAAAGGATGAATCTTGAGGAATAAAATAACCAAAACTTGAGGAATTTGCCTGAAGCAAGTTCGATCTCTGACTATTGCCAGCAATGTGTCCGTCTGTGCCTGATGACCAACCCTGTGGAACAAAATAATATGGGAGTTTATTAACAGCAGAAATTGATATAAATTGCTGAGCATGTAAGTAAATAATGAGGCTGCACAAAAAAATCGAACCCTCACCTCTGGCACATGCACTATGAAGTGATCAGGAGCATGGATTTGATTCTATCGCATGGCCCCAATATCTATTCAGAGATTCATCACGTCACTGTTATTTTTGTTGTGCATTACCAGTAAAGCAATAGTACCACCCCACTCCAACTCACAGTAGGTTGCTGGGAAGTCGCTGGAGCATTGAGTGCCTGAGACACACCCTGTTTCAGAATCATCTGTTTCTTCAACTGCAAATCTTCTAGAATCTTACGCTGTGTGTTGCTATCTAGAAAAGATCAGAAATACAATTGtatttttccacttttttttttgtacaaaTGAAAGGTACAAGAAAACACTCATTATGTGTTATATTATAAACATAATGACTGTTGTGTTGCAAGGCGCAACACAAGGTTTTTGCTGGCATAGTTTTTATTCTTCAGCCTGCACTTGAGAATACAGATTAAGGCATTTTAGTCAGTCCCAATACTTTAGATGTTATACCGagtagattctagcagtaaagggtctctgaacgctctccaggtcagcaatttctccagctttgaaagtggctgtcattgtgcaacagtattccactctagagagcactagcatcttgaaaagtgtcatcattggtatagcatctctagtttgaaaggttcttgttaaccaacctgtcatttttcctgcagttgtgacggctattttattgtattctttaaaggtaaggtctttaacatgagtacacccaaatcctttacatttctTGTTCGTTCTAAGGTATGGTTTGACTGCGTTTtgaacgtggtttccgtttttatttttttttatttttttttccatagcgcagggGCTGGAACgtatcttcattaaataccacTTTTATTCTGTAGCCTATTTAAAaatctgatttacatctgattggaagtTTGCTGTGTCAtcaatgttgtctactctcataaaaatcctagtgtcatctgcaaaggatgatatggtaatacaggttgtgtccttgtctatgtccggtatgaggatgagaaaaagtactggagcaagcacagtaccctggggaactgaaCTCTTCACAGttcatggtccagattttattttgttgactattacacactgggTTCTATTACCTAGTGTGCAACAGAAattggaaattgtagatccatctgcctatttttctggtaattcTTTCTGaaagcattttgtgtgcaataccatcatggtcacatttatcaaaggattttgctaaatctgtgtaaattacatcattgTTTTGTttgcttccatggcatctaaggccatgtcatagtggtccagtaaCTGTGATAAGCAAGAGCACCCTGTTCtaaaaccatgttgtccagggttatggagatgctgtgattccatatattttgtgatcttacttctgagCACTCTCTCaaggatttttatgatgtgtgatgttagttttATGATGTGCAAAATACCTAGAAATCTATGATAAATTATCCAAATACAGCAAAAAACCTCATGAGCCTGTATCCAAATACAGTTGATTCTAGTTCACTTATTATTGCACCCCctgacccatcctgtgggctgtagtgcAAAGAGTTACAAAGacatataatgggctcaggaactgaaccccaaaattaatttacctaagcaagttacagttttgaacagctagttacaaaattcaatccaCCGTCACATCACCAATGGACTTGAGACCCACCAAATACAGCAGCAACCTTCATGGGCATACATCCAAATATAGTGgtctcacaattaggcgagtggCAAACTCAATAGGGCCTATATCCACATATAGCAACAATTACAGGATTGAttatttaacacgagtggtactTGCACAAGggaacacgggtggaagctgagttcccaaatgagccatagagacattagaaataactagtTCTTTTTTAGTATAAAAGtatttaataaatggaatgcactaggaagcgatgtggtgcaatttgactccatacagtttcaaatatagatatgataaagctcgagaagctcgggaatctgtacaccagtagattgacagttgagaggcgggaccaaagagccaaagctcaacccccgcaagcacaactaggcgagtacagtacCCCGTCTCCACCTCAGGAAGCTCACTCCAAAGTAATAATAACCAAACACAAGCATGTAATAACCAAAAAAAACCCGCCCTGAATGT
The nucleotide sequence above comes from Procambarus clarkii isolate CNS0578487 chromosome 71, FALCON_Pclarkii_2.0, whole genome shotgun sequence. Encoded proteins:
- the LOC123745586 gene encoding rRNA N6-adenosine-methyltransferase METTL5 isoform X1 encodes the protein MMKLKELEAWLQDVNGFEIPKIQLEQYETPVHIAARMIHTIESSFGDLEGKVVADLGCGCGVLMIGCALLEASAVFGFDVDNDALKICQRNLEEMEIKSAEIVQMDIKDLATPDSRFLKMFDTVVLNPPFGTKRNQGTDMEFLRVALSLSKSAVYSLHKSATRAHVTKKAADWGVKMQVIAQLRYNLSNTYKFHKKKSIDIEVDFIRFSHK
- the LOC123745586 gene encoding SOSS complex subunit C homolog isoform X2 — translated: MASQPNNRDSNTQRKILEDLQLKKQMILKQGVSQALNAPATSQQPTGWSSGTDGHIAGNSQRSNLLQANSSSFGYFIPQDSSFGNFILPVLPRLEPK